The Flavobacteriaceae bacterium 3519-10 genome includes a window with the following:
- a CDS encoding Malate synthase: METSTTFRITAANRYEDIFSPELVEFLSALHTKFNSGRKRLLISRAMRQADFDQHRLPSFMSETEKIRKGEWICAPLPKDLQDRRVEITGPVERKMIINALNSGASTFMADFEDSNSPTWKNCIEGQKNLSDAVSRTLDFENEAGKRYKLNPVTAVLLVRPRGLHLEEKNIIIDGETASASLVDFGIYFFLNAKKLLENGSGPYFYLPKLEHYLEARWWNEVFMFSQDYLGIPQASIKATVLVETITASFQLDEILYELKEHSAGLNCGRWDYIFSYIKKFRNLPEFIVPDRDQVTMRSPFMSAYSKRVIQVCHKRNVHAMGGMAAQIPVKNNEEANEAAYSKVRADKEREVKNGHDGTWVAHPGLVPVAREIFDKLMPEKNQIHKKFEEYQISEADLLEIPKGTVTETGVRKNINVGILYIESWLMGVGAAALYNLMEDAATAEISRTQVWQWLNNEARLDDGRTLLPGMVLKWQEEELEKIREYVGAERFENGKFKLAAEIFDELVLNENFAEFLTLKAYNYI; the protein is encoded by the coding sequence ATGGAAACTTCAACCACATTCCGAATAACTGCAGCTAACAGGTACGAAGACATCTTCTCACCAGAACTTGTTGAGTTTCTTTCTGCCCTGCACACAAAGTTTAATTCAGGCAGAAAAAGGCTGCTGATCAGCCGGGCGATGAGGCAGGCTGATTTTGATCAGCACCGTTTGCCGTCTTTTATGTCTGAAACCGAAAAAATCAGGAAAGGCGAGTGGATCTGCGCACCGCTTCCCAAAGATCTGCAGGACCGCAGAGTTGAAATTACGGGCCCGGTTGAGAGAAAGATGATCATCAACGCGCTCAATTCCGGGGCATCAACCTTCATGGCCGATTTCGAGGACAGCAATTCACCCACCTGGAAAAACTGTATCGAAGGCCAGAAAAATCTTTCAGATGCTGTGTCGCGTACGCTTGATTTTGAAAATGAAGCCGGAAAGCGATATAAACTGAATCCAGTTACAGCGGTTCTCCTTGTCCGGCCCAGAGGATTACATCTTGAAGAAAAAAACATTATAATCGACGGAGAAACGGCTTCGGCGTCACTCGTCGATTTTGGAATCTACTTTTTCCTGAACGCCAAAAAGCTTCTTGAAAACGGTTCCGGGCCTTATTTTTACCTGCCAAAACTCGAACACTATCTTGAAGCACGCTGGTGGAATGAAGTCTTTATGTTTTCTCAGGATTACCTCGGCATACCGCAGGCAAGCATCAAAGCAACAGTTCTTGTTGAAACCATTACGGCTTCTTTTCAGCTTGACGAGATTTTATACGAGCTTAAGGAACACAGCGCAGGCCTTAACTGCGGGCGGTGGGATTACATTTTCTCCTACATCAAAAAATTCAGAAATCTTCCGGAATTCATTGTGCCCGACAGGGATCAGGTGACAATGCGTTCGCCGTTTATGAGTGCATACTCTAAACGCGTGATTCAGGTTTGCCACAAAAGAAATGTGCACGCGATGGGAGGGATGGCGGCGCAGATTCCGGTAAAAAATAATGAAGAGGCCAATGAAGCTGCTTATTCGAAGGTTCGTGCAGATAAGGAGCGGGAAGTGAAAAACGGTCACGACGGCACCTGGGTGGCACACCCCGGTCTGGTACCGGTTGCGAGGGAAATATTCGACAAACTGATGCCCGAGAAAAATCAGATCCATAAAAAATTCGAAGAATACCAAATCTCCGAAGCCGACCTGCTCGAGATTCCAAAAGGAACAGTTACCGAAACCGGCGTTAGAAAAAACATTAATGTCGGCATCCTTTATATTGAGTCCTGGCTGATGGGTGTAGGTGCGGCCGCACTTTATAATCTGATGGAAGATGCGGCAACTGCTGAGATATCGCGTACGCAGGTGTGGCAATGGCTTAATAACGAAGCGAGGCTGGATGACGGCCGAACCCTGCTGCCCGGAATGGTGTTGAAATGGCAGGAAGAAGAACTCGAAAAAATAAGGGAATATGTCGGTGCTGAACGTTTTGAAAACGGAAAATTCAAGCTCGCTGCAGAGATTTTTGACGAACTGGTGCTGAATGAAAATTTCGCGGAATTCCTGACCCTGAAAGCCTATAATTATATTTAA
- a CDS encoding Isocitrate lyase, translating into MKNQEQIRQIEKDWLENPRWTGVQRPYSAEEVLKLRGSYQLDYTIAKLMSEKLWEKLNSQDFVAGLGALTGNQAVQEVDAGLEAIYLSGWQVAADANLSGEMYPDQSLYPANSVPSVVKRINNALLRADQIQSVNGIDDSDRKEYLVPIVADAEAGFGGNLNAYELMKQMIEAGAAGVHFEDQLSSAKKCGHLGGKVLVPTQEAINKLIAARLAADVCGVPTLVVARTDADAADLLTSDIDTRDHKFVTGKRTTEGFFEVKNGVEQGIDRGLAYAPYADLIWMETSNPDLDYARKFAEGIHAKFPGKMLAYNCSPSFNWAAKLSVEEMATFREDLAAMGYKFQFITLAGFHALNTSMFELALAYKKRGMAGYSELQEREFALQKEGFRAVKHQNFVGTSYFDALQTVITSGDSSVVAMKDSTEAAQFH; encoded by the coding sequence ATGAAAAACCAAGAGCAAATCCGGCAGATTGAAAAGGACTGGCTGGAAAATCCGAGATGGACTGGCGTACAAAGGCCGTATTCAGCAGAAGAAGTACTGAAATTGAGAGGTTCTTACCAACTCGATTACACCATCGCAAAACTGATGTCCGAAAAACTTTGGGAAAAACTAAACAGCCAGGATTTCGTTGCCGGCTTAGGCGCCCTTACCGGAAACCAGGCGGTACAGGAAGTGGACGCAGGCCTTGAAGCGATTTATCTTTCGGGCTGGCAGGTGGCGGCAGATGCTAATCTTTCCGGAGAAATGTATCCCGATCAAAGTCTTTATCCGGCCAACTCGGTGCCGAGCGTGGTTAAAAGAATCAATAATGCGTTACTTAGAGCCGATCAGATTCAGTCCGTTAACGGCATTGATGATTCAGACAGAAAAGAATATCTTGTTCCTATCGTTGCCGATGCAGAAGCAGGCTTTGGCGGAAACCTGAATGCCTACGAGCTGATGAAACAGATGATAGAAGCCGGAGCAGCCGGAGTTCATTTCGAAGATCAGTTGTCTTCGGCTAAAAAATGCGGACATCTGGGCGGCAAAGTTCTGGTCCCGACTCAGGAAGCCATCAACAAGCTCATTGCAGCTCGTTTGGCAGCCGATGTATGTGGGGTTCCGACGCTTGTAGTAGCCCGAACCGATGCTGACGCGGCAGATTTGTTGACTTCAGATATCGATACAAGAGACCATAAGTTTGTAACCGGAAAAAGAACTACCGAAGGTTTCTTTGAAGTGAAAAATGGCGTGGAACAGGGCATTGACAGAGGCCTGGCATACGCACCTTACGCAGATTTGATCTGGATGGAAACATCAAATCCTGATCTTGATTATGCAAGAAAATTCGCAGAAGGCATTCACGCGAAATTCCCGGGAAAAATGTTGGCTTACAACTGTTCACCTTCGTTCAATTGGGCAGCAAAACTGTCTGTTGAGGAAATGGCAACTTTCCGCGAAGATTTGGCGGCGATGGGTTATAAATTCCAGTTCATTACCCTTGCAGGCTTCCATGCGCTCAATACTTCGATGTTCGAATTGGCTTTGGCGTACAAAAAACGCGGCATGGCAGGCTACAGCGAGCTTCAGGAAAGGGAGTTCGCGCTGCAGAAAGAAGGTTTCCGCGCCGTGAAGCACCAGAATTTTGTAGGAACTTCTTATTTTGATGCACTGCAAACGGTAATAACTTCCGGCGATTCGTCTGTTGTGGCGATGAAAGATTCTACCGAAGCCGCGCAGTTCCATTAA
- a CDS encoding Queuosine biosynthesis QueD, PTPS-I — MIRITKIFTFETAHVLYNYDGKCKNMHGHSYKLFVTVKGNPINDLDHPKNGMVVDFGDIKKIVKAEIIDVWDHAVLVNGASPQRDLGEDLEHKGHKVIFCNYQPTCENMLYEIAAKVKGRLPEGVSLAYLKLHETENSYGEWFAEDQI; from the coding sequence ATGATTAGAATCACCAAGATATTCACTTTCGAAACTGCTCATGTCCTTTATAATTACGACGGTAAATGCAAAAACATGCATGGCCACTCCTACAAGTTATTTGTCACGGTAAAGGGAAATCCAATCAATGATTTAGATCATCCCAAAAATGGTATGGTGGTAGATTTTGGCGACATCAAAAAAATTGTAAAAGCTGAAATTATTGATGTTTGGGACCATGCGGTGCTCGTGAACGGTGCTTCTCCACAGCGGGATTTGGGAGAGGATTTGGAACATAAAGGTCATAAAGTGATATTCTGTAATTACCAGCCTACCTGCGAAAATATGCTGTACGAAATAGCAGCCAAAGTAAAAGGCCGCCTTCCTGAAGGAGTTTCACTTGCTTATCTTAAGCTTCATGAAACCGAAAATTCTTACGGCGAGTGGTTCGCTGAAGATCAAATTTAA
- a CDS encoding UDP-2,3-diacylglucosamine hydrolase yields the protein MNKIDLHSGKKIYFASDQHFGAPNAKESKVREEKFIRWLNEIKADAQVLFLMGDLFDFWHEWNHVIPKGYVRVLGKLAELKDSGIELFMFVGNHDLWMKNYFEDEIGCKVFFDKQYFEINGQNFLLAHGDGLGPGDKGYKRMKKLFTNPLAQWAFKWLHPDIAMKVAIYFSTKNKMISGEEDKEFLGEDKEFLIIYSKEKLRTEKIDYFVYGHRHLPMVLDLKVNENKAKYVNLGDWISYFTYGVFEGSEFELNVFNHRDTEVITENTEESNK from the coding sequence GTGAATAAAATAGATCTCCATTCCGGCAAAAAAATATACTTTGCCTCCGACCAGCATTTTGGCGCGCCCAATGCCAAAGAGAGCAAGGTGCGCGAAGAGAAATTCATCCGCTGGCTTAACGAAATTAAGGCTGATGCTCAGGTGCTGTTTTTAATGGGCGACCTTTTCGATTTCTGGCACGAGTGGAACCACGTAATTCCCAAAGGTTACGTGCGAGTGTTGGGAAAGTTGGCCGAACTGAAAGACTCAGGGATCGAACTTTTTATGTTTGTCGGAAACCATGATCTTTGGATGAAGAATTATTTTGAAGACGAAATCGGATGCAAGGTTTTCTTTGATAAGCAATACTTCGAAATCAACGGTCAGAATTTTCTCCTTGCACACGGCGATGGACTGGGTCCGGGCGATAAAGGTTATAAGAGGATGAAGAAACTGTTCACCAATCCTTTGGCGCAGTGGGCTTTTAAATGGCTGCATCCCGACATCGCGATGAAGGTAGCGATCTACTTTTCAACAAAAAACAAAATGATCTCTGGCGAGGAGGACAAGGAATTCCTGGGTGAGGATAAGGAGTTTCTGATCATCTATTCAAAGGAGAAGTTGAGAACGGAAAAAATTGATTATTTCGTTTATGGGCATCGGCATCTGCCCATGGTTTTGGATTTAAAGGTGAATGAAAACAAAGCGAAATACGTGAATCTGGGCGATTGGATCTCATATTTTACATATGGAGTTTTCGAGGGTAGTGAATTTGAGTTGAATGTTTTTAACCACAGAGATACGGAGGTTATCACGGAGAACACTGAGGAATCAAATAAGTAA
- a CDS encoding alpha amylase, catalytic region, which produces MKYFYTLILAVLLPYFAVAQQVVSYTVNPASFDETDAITVTFTVNETAFGVASTHSLYLWAWSVDSNNASADAPTNGTWTASNAANKLTYVSSSGGTGTYTFTMNTVKSFYGNRPNPLAKIGFLVKTVNGSAQSQDIILNVGRFQFNLTNPLSGSTNVVSSGAVINITGTSSAAANYTVKANGSTVYTSASASTSLNYAYTVTQDASIEVIATNPVDGSSIAKSFTVSLALPVESAAIPAYMKQGINYDPGDPTKVGLAIYAPGKPYMHVIGSFNNWTVSGNYLMKRDTANPNLYWIEITGLTPQQVYTFQYRTADGVKVADPYSPLVLSPYDDPYINQNAVVYPNLPVYPAGQNFEVSVIQTGKTPYPWVVTNFAKPAKENLIVYELLVRDFTTEKTWQSLIDKIAYLKSLKINAVELMPVMEFEGNNSWGYNTSFHYALDKAYGTPEKFKEFIDLCHQNGIAVILDIALNHATGRSPLQRMWMTDPDGDGFGDTSADNPYFNQVPKHSYNVFNDFNHSKAETKYYTNRVIEHWIKEYKVDGFRWDLTKGFTQNCTAGDDACTNSYQQDRVNILRSYADNQWSHDPTSYIIFEHLGTDSEEAQWANYRIGEGKGIMMWDKQTNAYNQNTMGFSATSNFNRVDFEAHGFTDRRAVSYGESHDEERIMYKNITFGATSPEYSTRDLNNALQRQKAYGAVFLTVPGPKMIWQFAELGFDKSIYTCEDGVTVNTEGDALPGDCKLSPKPTAFGLGYDTDAARKSVYDTWAKILELRLSNDVFNTKTFTVESGNLMPRIFIWKDASASALKNVVILANFTLTPQNIVPNFPYTGNWVNLLDNTSVAVANATAPITIEPGGFRIFGNASGLATDEVGSGKNAVTLTLNQNPVSNGVANIRYSNAKNGSLAIYDLSGALVKTVKVSKDSGEEAISVAGLKTGMYLIQLKSDKGVAVTKMIVK; this is translated from the coding sequence ATGAAATATTTTTACACGCTGATCCTTGCGGTGCTGCTTCCGTATTTTGCGGTCGCGCAGCAGGTGGTTTCATACACTGTGAACCCCGCATCTTTTGACGAAACCGACGCTATTACGGTTACTTTTACGGTGAACGAAACGGCTTTTGGTGTAGCTTCCACACACTCACTTTACCTTTGGGCATGGTCTGTGGACTCTAATAATGCAAGTGCAGATGCACCTACCAACGGTACGTGGACTGCCTCCAACGCTGCCAATAAACTCACCTATGTGTCGAGTTCGGGAGGCACCGGAACGTATACTTTCACCATGAACACCGTAAAATCGTTTTACGGAAACAGACCTAATCCGCTTGCGAAGATTGGTTTTCTGGTAAAAACAGTAAACGGTTCGGCGCAGTCGCAGGACATTATTCTTAATGTGGGCAGGTTTCAGTTCAACCTTACAAATCCACTCTCCGGAAGCACAAATGTAGTCAGTTCAGGTGCGGTGATCAACATTACCGGAACCTCTTCTGCTGCTGCCAATTATACGGTTAAAGCCAATGGAAGCACAGTTTATACATCCGCTTCGGCGAGTACAAGCCTTAATTATGCGTACACCGTTACTCAGGACGCAAGCATTGAAGTAATTGCAACCAATCCTGTGGATGGCAGCAGCATAGCCAAATCTTTTACGGTTTCGCTGGCATTGCCGGTGGAATCAGCCGCGATTCCTGCTTACATGAAACAGGGCATCAATTACGACCCCGGTGATCCTACCAAAGTGGGCCTCGCAATTTATGCGCCGGGTAAACCGTATATGCATGTAATCGGGAGTTTTAACAATTGGACGGTGAGCGGTAATTACCTCATGAAACGCGATACTGCAAACCCGAATCTTTACTGGATTGAGATTACAGGTCTTACGCCGCAGCAGGTTTACACTTTTCAGTACAGAACTGCAGACGGTGTAAAAGTAGCGGATCCGTATTCTCCGCTCGTGCTGTCGCCGTATGATGATCCCTATATCAATCAGAATGCTGTGGTGTATCCAAATTTGCCGGTCTATCCTGCTGGACAGAATTTTGAAGTGTCGGTAATTCAGACGGGTAAGACACCGTATCCGTGGGTTGTGACCAATTTCGCGAAACCTGCAAAAGAAAATTTAATTGTTTATGAATTGCTCGTGCGCGATTTTACAACAGAGAAGACGTGGCAGTCGCTCATCGATAAGATTGCGTATCTGAAATCGCTTAAGATAAATGCGGTGGAGCTGATGCCGGTGATGGAATTTGAAGGAAATAATTCATGGGGTTACAATACTTCTTTCCACTACGCATTAGACAAAGCCTACGGTACGCCTGAAAAATTCAAAGAGTTTATCGATTTGTGTCACCAGAACGGAATTGCTGTAATTCTGGATATCGCCTTAAACCACGCTACGGGACGCAGCCCGCTGCAGAGAATGTGGATGACCGATCCGGATGGTGACGGTTTCGGAGATACAAGCGCAGATAATCCTTATTTCAATCAGGTGCCGAAGCATTCATATAATGTATTTAATGATTTTAACCATTCGAAAGCTGAAACTAAATATTACACCAACCGCGTTATCGAACACTGGATTAAAGAGTATAAGGTTGACGGTTTCCGTTGGGATTTAACCAAAGGATTCACGCAAAACTGTACGGCCGGAGACGATGCCTGCACAAATTCATACCAGCAGGACCGTGTAAATATCCTTCGCAGCTATGCCGATAACCAGTGGAGTCATGATCCTACTTCCTACATTATTTTCGAACATTTAGGAACCGATTCTGAAGAGGCGCAATGGGCAAATTACAGAATAGGAGAAGGTAAAGGCATTATGATGTGGGATAAACAAACCAATGCCTACAACCAGAACACGATGGGTTTTTCCGCAACAAGCAATTTCAACAGGGTTGATTTTGAAGCACACGGTTTCACCGATAGAAGAGCGGTAAGCTATGGTGAAAGTCATGATGAGGAGAGAATTATGTACAAAAACATAACTTTCGGAGCCACGTCACCGGAATACAGCACGCGCGACCTTAATAATGCGCTGCAGAGACAGAAGGCTTATGGCGCTGTTTTCCTTACGGTTCCGGGACCAAAAATGATATGGCAGTTTGCCGAGCTCGGTTTTGATAAAAGTATCTATACCTGCGAAGACGGTGTTACTGTAAACACTGAGGGCGATGCGCTTCCGGGCGACTGTAAACTCAGCCCGAAACCAACAGCGTTTGGACTTGGTTACGACACTGATGCTGCAAGAAAATCTGTTTACGACACGTGGGCTAAAATTCTTGAACTCAGGTTAAGCAATGATGTTTTCAACACCAAAACCTTCACGGTTGAATCCGGAAACCTGATGCCGAGAATCTTTATCTGGAAGGACGCCTCCGCCAGCGCGCTGAAAAACGTAGTAATCCTCGCGAACTTTACGCTTACGCCGCAAAATATTGTTCCTAATTTCCCTTATACCGGAAACTGGGTAAATCTTTTAGACAACACTTCCGTTGCGGTAGCAAACGCCACAGCGCCTATCACAATTGAACCGGGCGGGTTCAGAATATTCGGAAACGCCTCAGGACTCGCGACTGATGAGGTGGGTTCGGGTAAGAACGCGGTTACATTAACTCTGAACCAGAATCCTGTAAGTAATGGGGTAGCGAACATCCGTTATTCTAACGCTAAAAACGGTTCGCTTGCCATCTATGATTTAAGTGGAGCGCTGGTGAAAACGGTAAAAGTGTCGAAAGACAGCGGCGAAGAAGCAATTTCGGTTGCAGGATTAAAAACCGGAATGTATCTGATTCAGCTGAAATCTGATAAAGGTGTTGCGGTTACAAAAATGATCGTGAAATAA